One window from the genome of Paramisgurnus dabryanus chromosome 22, PD_genome_1.1, whole genome shotgun sequence encodes:
- the sec61g gene encoding protein transport protein Sec61 subunit gamma, giving the protein MDQVMQFVEPSRQFVKDSIRLVKRCTKPDRKEFQKIAMATAIGFAIMGFIGFFVKLIHIPINNIIVGG; this is encoded by the exons ATGGATCAGGTTATGCAGTTCGTGGAGCCCAGCAGGCAGTTCGTCAAGGACTCCATCAGACTGGTCAAAAGATGCACAAAACCAGACAGAAAAG AATTCCAGAAGATTGCTATGGCCACAGCAATTGGGTTTGCCATCATGGGCTTCATTGGATTCTTCGTCAAACTCATCCACATCCCCATCAACAATATCATTGT TGGTGGCTAA
- the LOC135740072 gene encoding retinol dehydrogenase 12, with product MHSVRSFFCGQWSSSVRLDDKTVIITGANTGIGKETARDLAKRGARVIMACRDLEKAEEARKELIEDSGNQNIVVNKLDLSDTKSIRAFAEVINKEEKQVNILINNAGIMMCPYSKTTDGFEMQFGVNHLGHFLLTYLLLDLIKKSVPARIINVASVAHTWGSIRLDDINSEKSYSPRRAYGQSKLANILCTRSLAKRLQGTDVTVYSLHPGVVHSELFRNLSKPAQIAVKVFSPFAKTTIQGAQTTIYCAVEPELDKESGGYYSDCAPARCSRDAMDDEMAQKLWEISCQMLGIKWE from the exons ATGCACTCTGTAAG AAGTTTCTTCTGTGGCCAATGGAGCTCTTCTGTAAGGCTTGATGATAAAACTGTAATAATCACAGGAGCTAATACAGGTATAGGAAAAGAGACAGCCAGAGACCTGGCTAAAAGAG GAGCTCGAGTCATCATGGCCTGCAGAGATCTGGAAAAAGCAGAAGAAGCCAGAAAAGAATTGATTGAGGATTCTGGAAACCAAAATATTGTGGTCAATAAACTTGATTTATCAGATACCAAATCAATCAGAGCATTTGCAGAAGTCATAAACAAAG agGAAAAACAAGTCAACATCCTTATCAACAATGCTGGCATCATGATGTGTCCATATTCAAAAACCACAGATGGCTTTGAGATGCAGTTTGGTGTCAACCATTTGG GTCATTTCCTTCTCACCTACCTTTTGCTCGACCTCATAAAGAAGTCCGTCCCCGCGCGGATCATCAATGTGGCTTCTGTTGCCCATACGTGGGGCAGCATCCGCCTGGATGACATAAACAGTGAGAAGAGTTACTCTCCTCGGAGGGCATACGGACAGAGCAAACTGGCAAACATCCTCTGTACACGATCACTGGCGAAAAGACTGCAGG GCACAGATGTGACTGTATACTCCCTCCATCCTGGTGTGGTACACTCAGAGCTGTTTAGAAATCTCAGCAAGCCTGCACAGATAGCAGTCAAGGTCTTCAGCCCCTTTGCTAAGACCACAATTCAGGGGGCACAGACCACCATCTACTGTGCTGTGGAGCCAGAGCTGGACAAAGAAAGCGGAGGATATTACAG tgaCTGTGCCCCAGCGAGGTGTTCAAGAGACGCTATGGATGATGAAATGGCCCAGAAACTCTGGGAGATCAGCTGTCAGATGCTTGGCATTAAATGGGAGTGA
- the LOC135740073 gene encoding retinol dehydrogenase 12, producing MNVVRGLFIKRWSSDVRLDGKTAIVTGANSGIGKETAKDLARRGARVIMACRDMVKAEQAACDILREVENATVVTCKLDLADTKSICDFAELIYNTEKSLHLLINNAGVAMCPYSTTADGFETQFGVNHIGHFFLTFLLMDLLKHSAPSRVINVSSLAHSMGKIHFEDLNSEKNYHPVKAYVQSKLANVLFTRELATKVEGMGVSVYAVDPGLVKTDVIRHMKKSLQFFVKTFGFLIKTPAEGAYTTLYCALTPDLPNGTYFSDCAVAPCSRAANDNNTASRLWAASCHLLGIRWK from the exons ATGAATGTTGTAAG AGGGCTTTTCATCAAACGCTGGTCATCTGATGTTCGGTTAGATGGAAAAACAGCTATAGTAACTGGAGCAAACAGTGGTATTGGGAAAGAAACAGCCAAAGACCTAGCAAGACGGG GTGCTCGAGTAATTATGGCCTGCAGAGACATGGTTAAAGCTGAACAGGCAGCCTGTGATATCCTCAGAGAAGTGGAAAATGCCACTGTGGTTACCTGTAAACTGGACCTAGCCGACACCAAATCCATCTGTGATTTTGCTGAGCTGATTTACAACA CTGAAAAATCTCTTCATTTGCTGATTAATAATGCTGGGGTGGCAATGTGCCCGTATTCCACAACAGCAGATGGCTTTGAGACACAGTTCGGTGTCAATCATATAG GACATTTCTTTCTCACATTCCTCCTTATGGATCTGTTGAAGCATTCAGCTCCTTCAAGAGTGATTAATGTCTCCTCATTGGCGCACTCCATGGGAAAGATCCACTTTGAGGATCTGAACAGTGAGAAAAACTATCATCCTGTGAAGGCCTACGTACAGAGCAAACTGGCCAATGTACTCTTTACACGAGAGCTTGCCACAAAAGTGGAAG GGATGGGAGTGAGTGTTTATGCTGTGGACCCAGGTTTAGTAAAGACAGATGTCATCAGGCACATGAAGAAATCTCTACAGTTCTTTGTCAAGACATTTGGCTTTCTGATAAAGACCCCTGCAGAGGGTGCCTACACCACCCTGTATTGTGCTCTTACCCCTGACCTGCCCAATGGAACCTACTTCAG TGACTGTGCTGTGGCCCCGTGCTCCAGGGCCGCTAATGATAACAACACTGCCAGCAGATTGTGGGCTGCCAGCTGCCATCTACTGGGGATTCGCTGGAAATGA